One Bdellovibrio bacteriovorus str. Tiberius DNA segment encodes these proteins:
- a CDS encoding exodeoxyribonuclease VII small subunit codes for MDFEKKLGRLEEIVQKMEKGDLALEESLKLFEEGVKLSRECHHRLNEAESKVKLLMSVGADGQPVTTDFTPEEN; via the coding sequence ATGGATTTTGAAAAGAAACTAGGCCGTCTGGAAGAGATCGTGCAAAAGATGGAAAAAGGCGATCTGGCTTTGGAAGAGTCTTTGAAGCTGTTCGAGGAGGGCGTGAAACTTTCCCGCGAATGTCATCACCGTTTGAACGAAGCTGAATCCAAAGTGAAGCTTTTGATGTCCGTGGGGGCTGATGGTCAGCCTGTGACCACTGACTTCACTCCAGAGGAGAACTAG
- a CDS encoding polyprenyl synthetase family protein, with protein MDLAIQIDQEIAARTQAVNQFVEKYLSDMELPAGNAISELRKSMLYSATNGGKRFRPVLSLLVGELFGAGKERILPFAAAVEMIHTYSLIHDDLPCMDNDDMRRGKPTNHKVFGEDFALLAGDALLTEAFMLIAENYGDNSFLVGHLTRLLSSAAGIRGMVGGQAIDLRAGDRQMSLEELTHLHRLKTGALIRVAVEGAAVIAGAKPTEIESLKKFGEGLGLAFQVADDVLDHGEKGQDFRSFTGILGLEGTKTYLKDVSASTLAELHKVSADAPLLEYLISFNQNRQV; from the coding sequence TTGGATCTCGCCATTCAGATTGATCAGGAAATCGCCGCGCGCACCCAGGCTGTGAATCAGTTTGTGGAAAAATATCTGTCTGACATGGAACTGCCGGCAGGCAATGCCATTTCTGAATTGCGAAAGTCCATGCTTTATTCCGCCACCAATGGCGGGAAACGTTTCCGTCCGGTTCTGTCCTTGCTGGTCGGTGAATTGTTCGGGGCCGGTAAAGAGCGCATCTTGCCTTTCGCCGCTGCCGTGGAAATGATTCACACCTATTCTTTGATTCATGATGATCTGCCGTGCATGGATAACGATGACATGCGCCGCGGGAAGCCTACCAATCACAAAGTGTTTGGCGAAGACTTTGCTCTGCTGGCCGGGGATGCTCTTTTGACTGAAGCTTTCATGCTGATTGCGGAAAACTATGGGGATAACAGTTTCCTGGTGGGTCATCTGACACGCCTGTTGTCTTCGGCAGCGGGAATTCGTGGCATGGTCGGTGGTCAGGCGATTGACCTGCGCGCCGGTGACAGGCAAATGTCACTGGAAGAACTGACTCATCTGCACCGTCTTAAAACCGGCGCGTTGATTCGTGTGGCGGTAGAGGGTGCGGCAGTGATTGCCGGGGCAAAGCCGACTGAAATTGAAAGTCTAAAAAAATTCGGTGAAGGTTTGGGGCTTGCTTTCCAAGTGGCGGATGATGTTCTGGATCACGGCGAAAAAGGTCAGGATTTTCGCAGCTTCACCGGTATCCTGGGACTTGAAGGCACCAAGACATATCTGAAGGATGTCAGTGCTTCTACTTTGGCGGAACTGCACAAGGTTTCCGCCGATGCTCCGCTCTTGGAGTATCTGATCAGCTTTAATCAAAACCGTCAGGTGTAA
- a CDS encoding TlyA family RNA methyltransferase, translated as MSDKLRLDLYLVEKGLAQSRTHAQELIEAGQVFLFENSQKRILKKASFAVLDSHHGKIEVEAGPANRFVSRGGLKLEGALAQAGVFVQGLKVLDVGISTGGFTDCLLQKGASVVLGVDVGHGQVHSSLLSNPRLTVIEGINARNLSREEAVNQATPPDKFDLVVMDVSFISISLIVPELAHFLKTEGCLLSLVKPQFEVGVDGLAKGGIVKDVSLYKEVETRIKDLCSHNGFKVLDYFPSPIQGKDGNNEFFVFAKKI; from the coding sequence ATGAGCGATAAACTGCGTTTGGATCTTTATCTTGTTGAAAAGGGTCTGGCGCAGTCGCGCACGCATGCTCAGGAACTGATCGAGGCCGGTCAGGTTTTTCTTTTTGAAAATTCGCAAAAGCGTATTCTGAAAAAGGCAAGCTTTGCTGTCTTGGACTCGCATCACGGAAAAATTGAAGTTGAAGCCGGTCCGGCGAATCGTTTTGTGTCCCGTGGGGGCCTGAAGCTGGAAGGTGCTTTGGCGCAAGCCGGGGTTTTCGTGCAAGGTCTGAAGGTTCTGGATGTGGGTATTTCCACAGGGGGCTTTACCGATTGTCTTCTGCAAAAGGGCGCAAGCGTGGTGTTGGGTGTGGACGTGGGTCATGGTCAGGTTCACAGCAGCCTTCTTTCCAATCCACGACTGACAGTTATTGAGGGCATCAATGCCCGCAATCTTTCCCGTGAAGAGGCGGTCAATCAGGCCACCCCGCCGGATAAGTTTGATTTGGTCGTTATGGATGTTTCTTTTATTTCTATCTCTTTGATTGTTCCGGAATTGGCGCATTTTCTTAAGACTGAAGGCTGTCTTTTAAGTCTGGTGAAGCCCCAATTTGAGGTCGGCGTTGACGGCCTTGCCAAGGGCGGTATAGTCAAAGATGTTTCACTGTACAAAGAAGTCGAGACGCGAATAAAGGATCTCTGTTCGCATAATGGATTTAAGGTTCTCGATTACTTCCCATCTCCGATTCAGGGAAAGGACGGAAATAATGAGTTCTTCGTTTTTGCCAAAAAAATCTAG
- a CDS encoding patatin-like phospholipase family protein, producing MSSSFLPKKSSWIVLFLFLASCQNLRTREDIRKTPQPTPGRPGVTQPRPPENVGTPPPMESDEEDVAETPPPPPAPVIPTMPKIGVILGGGGAKTYAHIGFLHELQRAKVPVYAIGGVEFAAPMAALYANKELANDVEWQMFKLKDEEVLKKSLLGGVNKNNEVTVLKDFVGVAFNRAKVEDFKVPFACPSYNLKKNQVYLMNRGGIDQLMYSCMAYPPFFKPYQNSVAGVRDITALANYLRQKGANYIVMVNVLQAPGGSKPFTLESSATDNVLWSEIAGLYNKPLPGVDTVISLDTSSYGIMDFDKRREIMNKGADSAARQLKGLTRKWGL from the coding sequence ATGAGTTCTTCGTTTTTGCCAAAAAAATCTAGTTGGATTGTCTTGTTCCTGTTTCTGGCAAGCTGCCAAAACTTAAGAACCCGGGAAGACATTCGCAAAACTCCGCAACCAACTCCGGGTCGTCCGGGTGTGACTCAACCGCGTCCGCCGGAAAATGTCGGCACTCCGCCACCGATGGAATCAGATGAAGAAGACGTGGCTGAAACGCCACCACCTCCTCCGGCGCCGGTGATTCCGACGATGCCCAAGATCGGTGTGATCCTGGGTGGGGGCGGGGCCAAGACCTACGCGCACATTGGTTTCTTGCATGAACTGCAAAGAGCGAAAGTTCCAGTTTACGCTATCGGCGGGGTTGAATTTGCAGCTCCGATGGCGGCTCTTTACGCCAACAAAGAACTGGCCAACGATGTAGAGTGGCAGATGTTCAAGCTGAAGGATGAAGAAGTTCTGAAAAAATCCCTTCTGGGCGGCGTGAACAAAAATAACGAAGTGACGGTGCTGAAGGACTTTGTCGGTGTGGCATTCAACCGCGCCAAAGTGGAAGACTTTAAAGTCCCGTTTGCCTGTCCGTCATACAACTTGAAGAAGAATCAGGTTTACCTGATGAACCGCGGTGGCATCGATCAGTTGATGTACTCGTGCATGGCGTATCCGCCGTTCTTTAAGCCTTATCAGAACAGTGTGGCGGGGGTTCGCGATATCACGGCTTTGGCGAATTACCTGCGCCAAAAAGGCGCCAACTATATCGTGATGGTCAATGTGCTGCAGGCCCCGGGGGGCTCCAAGCCCTTCACGCTGGAGTCCAGCGCTACTGACAACGTCTTATGGAGTGAAATTGCGGGACTGTATAATAAGCCTTTGCCAGGAGTTGACACTGTCATCTCGCTTGATACATCCAGCTATGGTATTATGGATTTCGACAAGCGTCGTGAGATCATGAACAAGGGCGCAGACTCTGCCGCCCGTCAGTTGAAGGGTCTTACCCGCAAGTGGGGACTTTAG
- a CDS encoding aminopeptidase P family protein: MSRKPIYDMNIFSERRKKAGEQIPGSALVVASHPEYIRNHDCHFPYRQDSNLFYLTGWEEPESVLIHRPGLTPETVMFVRRRDVERETWDGFRYGPEGCEREFKIDKAYPFDELTKVAPQLLKEVDRVYYSQYKNQEMDHKMQDILQTVKALQGRMGNGLLAIHDADILLGELRLVKSEYELTQLREACEISAQAHLAAMRFTRPGVTERQVQGVLAHNFYMRGSAREGYNYIVASGNAATTLHYNFNDQVCKDGDLLLIDAGAEFNYYTGDITRTYPVNGKFTDEQARVYEGVLKVQKQICDYVKPGIFFKDLHDMGTSLLTDLMLDLGLLSGRKDDLIQALAQKKYYPHGIGHWLGMDVHDAGLYFKKNEPRPIEANMCFTIEPGLYIPADDASAPQKYRGIGIRIEDNLRVTSSGSENMTSSVPKEIADIEKVVGQV, from the coding sequence ATGAGCAGAAAACCCATCTATGATATGAACATCTTTTCCGAGAGAAGAAAAAAAGCCGGGGAGCAAATCCCAGGTAGCGCCTTGGTAGTGGCTTCTCATCCGGAATACATCCGCAATCATGACTGTCATTTTCCGTACCGTCAGGATTCCAATCTGTTTTATCTGACTGGCTGGGAAGAGCCTGAATCCGTTTTGATTCATCGTCCGGGTTTGACTCCAGAAACCGTGATGTTCGTGCGCCGTCGTGACGTGGAAAGAGAAACCTGGGATGGTTTCCGCTATGGACCGGAAGGCTGCGAGCGCGAATTTAAAATCGACAAAGCCTATCCGTTTGATGAACTGACCAAAGTGGCGCCTCAGCTTCTGAAAGAAGTGGATCGTGTTTATTACAGTCAGTACAAAAACCAGGAGATGGATCACAAGATGCAGGACATTCTGCAAACGGTGAAAGCTCTGCAGGGTCGCATGGGGAATGGTCTTTTGGCGATTCACGATGCGGATATTTTGCTGGGCGAACTTCGTCTGGTGAAATCTGAATACGAACTGACTCAGTTGCGTGAGGCGTGCGAAATTTCCGCTCAAGCCCATTTGGCAGCAATGCGTTTCACCCGCCCGGGTGTGACAGAGCGCCAGGTGCAAGGGGTGCTTGCGCACAACTTCTATATGAGAGGCTCTGCCCGTGAAGGTTACAACTATATCGTGGCTTCCGGAAATGCCGCGACAACTTTGCACTACAACTTCAACGATCAGGTCTGCAAAGACGGTGATTTGCTGTTGATTGATGCTGGTGCGGAATTTAATTATTACACGGGCGATATCACCCGCACGTATCCGGTGAATGGCAAGTTCACGGACGAGCAGGCGCGTGTTTACGAAGGTGTGTTGAAAGTTCAAAAGCAGATTTGTGACTATGTAAAGCCAGGGATCTTCTTTAAAGACCTGCACGACATGGGCACGTCATTGCTGACGGATCTGATGCTGGATCTGGGTCTGTTGTCCGGTCGCAAGGATGATCTGATTCAGGCGCTGGCGCAGAAAAAGTATTATCCGCACGGTATCGGCCACTGGCTGGGTATGGATGTGCATGATGCGGGTTTGTACTTTAAAAAGAATGAACCTCGTCCGATCGAAGCCAACATGTGCTTCACGATCGAACCGGGTCTTTATATTCCGGCAGACGACGCGTCGGCACCTCAGAAATACCGTGGTATCGGCATTCGTATCGAGGACAACCTGCGTGTGACTTCATCGGGTTCCGAGAACATGACTTCGTCTGTTCCGAAAGAGATTGCTGACATCGAAAAGGTTGTCGGCCAGGTTTAA
- a CDS encoding PAS domain-containing protein has product MTLEADFALDELFFSKTDFKGRIESGNQVFVRVSEYSQDEILGRPHNIIRHQDMPRSVFKLFWNYLQSNKPIAAFVKNKSRTGKYYWVFAMAFPMADGYLSIRLKPTSVFLGEVQKIYTELVSREKTGLNMEQSEGLLLSELHKRGFNSYDAFMTRALLEEMKSRDQLLLHFEKKTSLTVDRSERVGEMQQASGKCTKAARTAFDLADSLNQRFSRNNQAQSISDICREVQMVTTNLTISAAKLGEAGKTLSVVSKNLERLALEIAESSREFDEIFANFSIAASRMYFSMATSRLQIEMMNHLIEETQSSDQEEFLLKNCDLLKNLISANFADVEETAKKLINENKSLNRSINMLSKVTAGMDVICVVGKIEMSRVKEFSSALESLLGDMENLTASFKKTLRSIENESQWGLVRSSELKNHLYVISQSLRHVDNSMMA; this is encoded by the coding sequence ATGACATTGGAAGCCGACTTTGCACTGGATGAGCTGTTCTTCTCTAAAACTGATTTTAAGGGGCGAATCGAGTCAGGCAATCAGGTCTTTGTCAGGGTCAGTGAATATTCACAAGATGAAATACTGGGCCGTCCCCACAACATCATTCGCCATCAGGATATGCCCCGCAGTGTTTTCAAACTGTTCTGGAACTATTTGCAATCGAACAAACCCATCGCCGCTTTCGTAAAGAACAAATCCAGAACCGGAAAGTACTACTGGGTCTTTGCCATGGCTTTTCCAATGGCCGATGGGTATTTGTCGATTCGACTGAAACCGACCTCGGTCTTTCTGGGCGAAGTGCAAAAGATCTATACTGAACTGGTTTCCCGCGAAAAGACGGGGCTTAACATGGAACAAAGCGAAGGCCTTTTGCTTTCAGAACTTCACAAGCGGGGCTTTAATAGCTATGACGCTTTTATGACCCGCGCCCTGCTGGAAGAAATGAAGTCCCGTGACCAACTGCTGCTGCACTTTGAAAAGAAAACTTCTTTGACCGTCGATCGATCTGAACGTGTGGGCGAAATGCAGCAGGCCTCGGGCAAATGCACCAAAGCCGCGCGCACTGCGTTTGATCTGGCCGATTCGCTGAACCAACGATTCAGCCGCAACAATCAGGCCCAAAGCATCAGTGATATCTGCCGGGAAGTGCAGATGGTCACGACCAACCTTACCATCTCTGCCGCAAAACTTGGCGAGGCTGGAAAAACCCTCAGTGTGGTTTCCAAGAACCTGGAACGACTGGCGCTGGAAATTGCTGAAAGCTCGCGGGAGTTTGACGAGATCTTTGCCAACTTCAGCATCGCGGCTTCGCGCATGTATTTTTCCATGGCAACGTCACGTCTGCAGATTGAGATGATGAATCACCTGATCGAGGAAACCCAAAGTTCCGATCAGGAGGAATTCCTTTTAAAGAACTGCGATCTTCTGAAAAATCTTATTTCCGCCAACTTTGCCGACGTGGAAGAAACCGCCAAGAAATTGATCAATGAAAACAAATCCCTGAACCGGTCTATCAACATGCTGTCGAAGGTGACCGCTGGTATGGACGTGATTTGTGTCGTGGGGAAAATCGAAATGTCCCGGGTGAAGGAATTTTCCAGCGCCCTGGAATCGTTACTGGGAGACATGGAAAATCTGACCGCCAGCTTTAAGAAAACCCTGCGCTCGATCGAAAACGAGAGCCAATGGGGCCTGGTTCGTTCCAGCGAGCTTAAGAATCATCTTTACGTGATTTCACAAAGTCTTCGCCATGTTGACAACAGCATGATGGCATAA
- a CDS encoding HAD family hydrolase has product MKYKDYSTDIWNRINTTLDQVLKQDSAPVAAFDADGTLWDTDLGETFFHHQIDNKLVTLPPQPWEHYEDMKAADPRKAYLWLAQICQGQKLEQVHQWAVDAVKGHFPVPVFLEQKKLIDLFLSRGVKVYIITASVKWAVEPGAEMLGLTKNDVLGVETQVDNGVISDRQKGTITYREGKVEALLEATGGKRPFFASGNTMGDYNLLQSATHLSLAVSAASRDDKLFKTEKELQENAEKFSWLSHRFI; this is encoded by the coding sequence ATGAAATACAAAGACTATTCCACCGACATTTGGAACCGCATAAATACGACACTGGACCAAGTTTTAAAACAGGATTCTGCACCTGTGGCCGCCTTTGATGCGGATGGTACTTTGTGGGATACCGATCTTGGCGAAACTTTCTTTCATCACCAGATCGACAACAAACTTGTGACTCTTCCGCCACAACCCTGGGAACACTACGAAGACATGAAAGCCGCAGATCCGCGCAAAGCCTACCTTTGGCTAGCCCAAATCTGTCAGGGACAAAAACTGGAGCAGGTGCACCAGTGGGCCGTTGACGCGGTCAAGGGTCACTTTCCAGTGCCGGTGTTTTTGGAGCAAAAGAAATTGATCGATCTGTTTCTTTCCAGGGGTGTGAAAGTCTACATCATCACCGCATCGGTTAAATGGGCGGTGGAGCCCGGCGCAGAAATGCTGGGACTGACTAAAAACGATGTGCTGGGTGTGGAAACCCAAGTGGATAACGGCGTGATCAGCGATCGCCAAAAAGGCACGATCACTTATCGTGAAGGAAAAGTGGAAGCCCTTCTGGAAGCCACCGGCGGTAAAAGGCCGTTCTTTGCTTCCGGCAACACCATGGGCGATTACAACCTGCTGCAATCCGCGACGCATCTGAGCCTTGCCGTCAGCGCCGCTTCCCGTGATGACAAACTGTTCAAGACCGAAAAAGAACTGCAGGAGAACGCGGAAAAGTTCTCCTGGCTGTCCCATCGCTTCATCTAA
- a CDS encoding glycerol-3-phosphate dehydrogenase/oxidase, protein MKNFSFANRIQNINKMKSQDFDLVIIGGGINGAGVARDASARGMRVALIEARDFASGTSSKSSKLIHGGIRYLENMEFKLVFEALNERTRLFEMAPHLVHPLRFMIPLYQESRVGMGKMGLGMWLYDALSLFQAPEMHERLNAQASIERMPAIRPNNLLGSYIYSDAYMDDDRLVHETMRSANENGALCVNYVKATGVNFGPDGKIQSVKCEDQHSREKFSIKARHVISSVGPWTDELGESIFKDWKKILRPTKGIHLTLPKHRLPLTSAVVMGAEKSDRIVFGIPRHEMIIIGTTDTDFKESPENVTTTPEDVKYLLSITDHYFPGANLTAHDIIASYAGVRPLVADGSSSEGKTSREHTILSDDRGITFVAGGKYTTYRLMCEQTVKAALKFFTFEERVTWAKSNTIKPLNPYTSVDAFQQAKVQADLWAREAGHSAEDMRLLAERYGMEGEEILNRYSSDMTYWQLEAAQAIDSTMCLHMRDFFARRVPLFLADRNHGVKHMEEIGKVFQEKLGWNEARLKEELHMLTEYMAHEVEWKKHF, encoded by the coding sequence ATGAAGAATTTCTCCTTCGCGAACAGAATTCAAAATATCAACAAGATGAAATCCCAGGATTTTGATCTGGTGATAATCGGAGGAGGAATCAACGGAGCGGGTGTGGCGCGGGACGCCTCGGCGCGCGGCATGCGTGTGGCTTTGATTGAGGCCCGTGACTTTGCATCTGGCACGTCGTCAAAATCCTCCAAACTTATTCACGGCGGCATTCGTTATCTGGAAAACATGGAATTCAAACTTGTTTTCGAGGCACTCAATGAAAGAACCCGCCTGTTTGAAATGGCTCCGCATCTGGTGCATCCGTTGCGCTTTATGATTCCACTTTATCAGGAAAGCCGTGTGGGCATGGGTAAGATGGGTCTTGGCATGTGGCTGTATGATGCCTTGTCATTGTTCCAGGCACCTGAAATGCACGAACGCCTGAATGCCCAGGCCTCTATCGAGCGCATGCCGGCAATTCGTCCCAATAACCTGCTGGGATCTTATATTTATTCTGACGCCTATATGGACGATGATCGTCTGGTTCATGAAACCATGAGATCGGCGAATGAAAACGGCGCGCTGTGTGTGAACTATGTGAAAGCCACCGGGGTTAACTTTGGCCCGGATGGAAAAATCCAGTCAGTGAAGTGCGAAGATCAGCATTCCAGGGAAAAATTTTCTATCAAAGCCCGCCATGTGATCAGCAGTGTGGGCCCGTGGACTGACGAACTGGGTGAAAGCATCTTTAAAGACTGGAAAAAGATTCTTCGTCCCACCAAAGGGATTCATCTGACTTTGCCGAAGCACCGTCTGCCTTTGACCAGTGCGGTGGTGATGGGTGCGGAAAAAAGTGATCGCATCGTGTTCGGGATTCCCCGTCACGAGATGATCATTATTGGAACCACGGACACCGACTTTAAGGAATCTCCGGAAAATGTGACCACCACACCCGAAGACGTGAAGTATCTGCTTTCAATCACGGATCACTATTTCCCGGGTGCCAATCTGACAGCTCACGATATTATCGCAAGCTATGCCGGGGTTCGTCCGCTTGTGGCAGATGGCTCCAGCAGTGAAGGCAAAACCAGCCGCGAGCACACGATTCTGTCTGACGACCGCGGCATTACTTTTGTGGCCGGTGGAAAATACACGACGTATCGCTTGATGTGCGAACAAACCGTAAAAGCGGCTTTAAAATTCTTTACGTTTGAAGAGCGTGTGACCTGGGCTAAATCCAACACCATCAAACCATTGAATCCCTACACCAGTGTTGATGCCTTCCAACAAGCCAAGGTTCAGGCGGATTTGTGGGCGCGTGAAGCCGGGCACTCGGCGGAAGACATGCGCCTGCTGGCAGAACGTTATGGCATGGAAGGCGAAGAGATCTTAAACAGATATTCTTCCGACATGACTTACTGGCAGCTGGAGGCAGCTCAGGCGATTGATTCGACGATGTGTCTGCATATGCGTGACTTCTTTGCGCGCCGGGTTCCATTGTTCCTGGCGGATCGCAATCACGGCGTGAAGCACATGGAGGAAATCGGTAAAGTCTTCCAGGAAAAGCTGGGCTGGAACGAAGCCCGCCTGAAAGAAGAACTGCACATGCTGACTGAATACATGGCCCACGAAGTGGAATGGAAAAAACATTTCTAA